Sequence from the Methanosphaera cuniculi genome:
CAAATTACTACAAAAAAGTTGGTGTTGCTGAAATAAAATTATGGCAAGATCTTAAAATAGGTGATGAAATAATAATACAGGGAAATAAAACAGGAAGTATAACACAGAAAGTAGAATCTATGCAAGTTGATGGAGAAAATATAGAATACATAAAAGAAGGACTCATAGGATTAAAAACAGATACACAAGTACGACAAAATGATCATGTATATAAGAAAGTAGAAATAGAAAATATGGGAGAATAAAAAAAATGACATTAAAGAAAATTGCAATATATGGAAAAGGTGGAATAGGAAAATCAACAACAGTATCAAACATAGCAGCAGCATATGATAATTCAACATTTGTAATAGGATGTGATCCAAAAGCTGATACAACACGTACATTAGTTGGAAAAAGAATACCTACAATACTTGATACAATGAGAGATAATCCTGGATGTAGTAAAGAGGATATTGTATATGATGGATATAATAATACTATCTGTACTGAATCTGGTGGTCCTGAACCTGGTGTTGGATGTGCTGGTCGTGGTGTAATTGTTGCAATGCAACTTCTTGATAAACTAGGTGCATTTGATAGTGATCCTGATCTTGTAATATATGATGTACTTGGAGATGTTGTATGTGGAGGATTTAGTGTACCACTACGTGAAGATTATGCAGATGAGGTATATATTGTAACAAGTGGAGAGTATATGTCATTATATGCGGCAAATAACATAGCAAAAGGTATCCAAAAACTTGAAGGAAAACTTGGTGGAATAATTTGTAACTGCCGTAATGTAGAAAATGAAGAAGAAGTAGTATCTGCTTTTGCTGATAAAATAGGAAGTAAAGTAATAGGTATTATACCAAGAAGTAAACTTGTACAAGATAGTGAATATAAAGCAACTACAGTAATTGAATCATTCCCTGAATCACAACAAGCTGAAATATATCATAAACTAATTGATGATATAATGATGAATGATGATATACGAACACCTCATCCTATGGATATTGATGAATTTGAGGAATTTTTCTATTCATATGTATAAAATTTAATTCTCTTTTTCATCTAACTTTTTTTTTAACTAATTTTTTTCATACCACTTATATGGCATGTAGCCTATTTTTTCATATGATTTACAACTTGACTTAATAGCTTCATCATATGTGTCAAAATAATATAAATGACTTCTACATTTACAATCAGAACAACCAAAACTTTCAATATATTTATCTGTATCTTGGCTTATTTCATTTGATATCATACATTCAATCTTTTTTGTTGAATGAGTATATATGACTTGTTCTACTTTTGTATTTTTATCAAGAAGTAGATAGTCAGCATGCCAATGTTTCTTTTTATCATCAGATAAATGTCGTGTTATACGCTTTGATAAACTTCCAAGAGCAGATCCAACATACACATAATAACCACATGAAAAATCAATATTACCACGTGCACCAATTTTTATACTACAATCATTTTCAACTTTTATTATAAGACAATAATTTCCCTTATCAGGTAGTGATTTATTAAAATTTACATTATTCATATACTCTATATTTTTTTAAATTATAGAATATAAAAATATAATATAATAATAATTTTAAAAATAGAATTTTATTTAAATAAAAGCGAGTGAATTGATTAATTATGGAATACTCATTTAAAGCATATGGACATGAAAATGTATTATCAAAACATAAATCAACATTTGAAATAACAACAGATGAACATTTAACATTACGTGGAGATTGTATAATAGGAACAAGTAGTGATACAACACTTAATGATTTTCCAGAAGAACTACGAGAAAAAATAATGACTGATGATACTAAAATTGAAATAATACTTAAAACACCAAATGCAACAGATACAATAATAGGCTATGGATCATCAGATTTAACATTAACACATCCATCTGATATGGTATGTCGAAAAAGTGATTTTACATGCAATCGTACTCTTATGATAAAATCAGATAAAGCAGCATGTGATTTTAAAAGTGAATTAATAGATGATCTTAAAAATAAGTGTGAAATGATTGTTACAATAAAAGTATAAAAAAAAGAATTTATAATCTCCTCTTAATTATTACTCTTTTTTTCAAACTTCTTTTTCTTTTTTTTTAATAAAATAAAAGAGTTAATATTAAAATAAAATTAGTTTTATCAATAAAAGTTAATATTTTAAAAAAATAGTATGTTATCTAAAAAGTGAAATTATTTATTAATGAAAAAATTAGTTAATTTATTTAATAATAGTTAAAGTGCGGGAGACGGGAATCGAACCCGCGAAGAGACTACCTCAATAGGCCCTCAACCTATCGCCTTTGACCGCTCGACCACCCCCGCATATAAAATAGATATAAGTTTATTATTATATTGGATGGATTTTTAACCAATAATTTTGTAGTTCTAAATAAGAACTATTATAAAGTTTGATCCTTATAGTATATAAACATTTTGGTTTTATATGAACCAAATTAAAAAAAAAGTGAATGATGAATTTATAACTCATCATCAGCCATACGCTTTAAAGACTCACAACATGTTTCCATCCTAAAGTCTAATTCATCTTCAATCTTTTTAACATTTAATGATGAATCACGTGGTCTTGGTGCTTTTTGAACAAATTTATCTGATGTAATAGGGTTTATAAGATCACTATCTAAATTAAATGCTTCAGCTAT
This genomic interval carries:
- the cfbC gene encoding Ni-sirohydrochlorin a,c-diamide reductive cyclase ATP-dependent reductase subunit — translated: MTLKKIAIYGKGGIGKSTTVSNIAAAYDNSTFVIGCDPKADTTRTLVGKRIPTILDTMRDNPGCSKEDIVYDGYNNTICTESGGPEPGVGCAGRGVIVAMQLLDKLGAFDSDPDLVIYDVLGDVVCGGFSVPLREDYADEVYIVTSGEYMSLYAANNIAKGIQKLEGKLGGIICNCRNVENEEEVVSAFADKIGSKVIGIIPRSKLVQDSEYKATTVIESFPESQQAEIYHKLIDDIMMNDDIRTPHPMDIDEFEEFFYSYV
- a CDS encoding GIY-YIG nuclease family protein, whose translation is MNNVNFNKSLPDKGNYCLIIKVENDCSIKIGARGNIDFSCGYYVYVGSALGSLSKRITRHLSDDKKKHWHADYLLLDKNTKVEQVIYTHSTKKIECMISNEISQDTDKYIESFGCSDCKCRSHLYYFDTYDEAIKSSCKSYEKIGYMPYKWYEKN
- a CDS encoding DUF371 domain-containing protein; its protein translation is MEYSFKAYGHENVLSKHKSTFEITTDEHLTLRGDCIIGTSSDTTLNDFPEELREKIMTDDTKIEIILKTPNATDTIIGYGSSDLTLTHPSDMVCRKSDFTCNRTLMIKSDKAACDFKSELIDDLKNKCEMIVTIKV